From the Neoarius graeffei isolate fNeoGra1 chromosome 1, fNeoGra1.pri, whole genome shotgun sequence genome, one window contains:
- the tmem256 gene encoding transmembrane protein 256: protein MKASLAVQRFAALSGALAVTAGAYGAHGFRLSNRDDYQRELYSTANTYHFYHSLALLGASRCRKPALAGAILLTGMGCFCGPLYHQALTGDPSFSKLAPIGGVLFIVGWLAMAV from the exons ATGAAAGCGTCATTAGCGGTGCAGAGGTTCGCTGCCCTCAGCGGGGCTCTGGCGGTCACCGCCGGCGCTTATGGGGCTCAtg GGTTCAGACTGAGTAACAGGGATGACTACCAGAGAGAG CTCTACAGCACGGCCAATACCTATCATTTCTACCACAGTTTGGCTCTTTTAGGAGCCTCTCGATGCAGGAAGCCTGCTCTG GCTGGAGCAATTCTCTTGACAGGCATGGGCTGCTTCTGTGGGCCTCTCTACCACCAGGCTTTAACGGGGGATCCCTCCTTCAGCAAGCTGGCACCCATTGGGGGTGTGCTTTTCATCGTTGGCTGGCTTGCCATGGCTGTCTGA